Proteins from a genomic interval of Oreochromis aureus strain Israel breed Guangdong linkage group 6, ZZ_aureus, whole genome shotgun sequence:
- the nacc1b gene encoding nucleus accumbens-associated protein 1 isoform X1, protein MEAIPGVRPCGAGQSVMAQTLQMAIPNFGNNVLECLNEQRLQGLYCDVSVVVKGHAFKAHRAVLAASSSYFRDLFNAGGKSSVVELPPAVQPQSFQQILAFCYTGRLSMNVGDQFLLMYTAGFLQIQQIMEKGTEFFLKVSSPSCDSQGLHTEETPSSEPQSPVTQTVGVGGVGIGAANVGRPASCLTPLPLVSKVKTEQTATTPQPAPQPQQPEGSPYSVVCTPVAKRLWEGGNRDGGGGSGGGGGGGMRKAARYSSSSSSSSSSNTITQDASGRGPAANASLVGSGGSALVGGAVLNSNHNNNNNNGGTPEGTSPGTLSMYTSDSPISYHDDEEEDDIADETEEQYRQICNMYTMYSMLNAGAAVVGERVEALPDLAPDSGGGRGGRGGRSRQELASLPAELISQIGNRCHPKLYEEGDPAEKLELVSGTSVFISRAQLMNCHVSAGTRHKVLLRRLLAAFFDRSTLANSCGTGIRSSTNDPSRKPLDNRVLHAVKFYCQNFAPSFKESEMNAIAADMCTNARRVVRKSWIPKLKLLMADSDAYSAFLADSVKMEADALGTEQGFDPASLEAVAAAAAANNNSEAGSGATPADGLQGAGGDSSTLF, encoded by the exons atGGAAGCCATTCCAGGAGTGAG ACCCTGTGGTGCTGGGCAGAGCGTTATGGCTCAGACGCTGCAGATGGCGATCCCTAACTTTGGCAACAATGTCCTGGAGTGTCTGAACGAGCAGCGGCTGCAGGGCCTCTACTGTGACGTCTCCGTGGTCGTCAAGGGACATGCCTTCAAG GCCCACCGCGCAGTGCTGGCAGCCAGCAGCTCCTACTTCCGGGACCTGTTCAACGCTGGGGGGAAGAGCTCGGTGGTGGAGCTACCCCCGGCCGTGCAGCCGCAGAGCTTCCAGCAGATCCTGGCCTTCTGCTACACGGGGCGCCTCAGCATGAATGTGGGAGACCAGTTTCTGCTCATGTACACCGCCGGCTTCCTCCAGATCCAACAGATCATGGAGAAAGGCACCGAGTTTTTCCTCAAG GTCTCCTCTCCAAGCTGTGACTCCCAGGGTCTCCACACCGAGGAGACCCCATCCTCTGAGCCTCAGAGCCCCGTCACTCAAACAGTGGGAGTGGGCGGAGTTGGCATCGGTGCTGCCAATGTAGGGAGGCCCGCCTCCTGCCTGACACCCCTTCCCCTCGTGTCCAAGGTGAAGACTGAACAGACAGCCACGACACCTCAGCCAGCTCCACAGCCACAGCAG cCGGAGGGCTCTCCCTACTCTGTGGTCTGCACCCCTGTGGCCAAGCGGCTATGGGAGGGGGGTAACCGTGATGGGGGAGGGGGGTCAGGAGGGGGCGGGGGCGGCGGGATGAGGAAGGCTGCACGctactcttcctcctcctcttcctcgtccTCTTCCAATACAATAACCCAGGACGCCTCTGGCCGCGGACCTGCCGCTAATGCCTCTCTGGTGGGCAGCGGAGGCAGCGCTTTAGTGGGAGGAGCTGTGCTCAACAGTAaccacaacaataacaacaacaacggcGGGACCCCAGAGGGCACGAGCCCGGGCACCCTGAGCATGTACACCAGCGACTCGCCCATCAGTTACCACGacgatgaggaggaggatgatatAGCAGATGAGACTGAAGAGCAGTACAGACAGATCTGCAACATGTACACCATGTACAGCATGCTGAACGCcggagcagcag TTGTCGGGGAGCGGGTGGAGGCTCTGCCAGATTTGGCCCCAGACTCAGGTGGCGGGCGGGGGGGCAGAGGGGGGCGGTCCCGGCAGGAACTGGCATCGCTGCCCGCCGAGCTCATCAGCCAGATCGGAAACCGCTGCCACCCAAAGCTGTATGAGGAAGGAGACCCGGCTGAGAAGCTGGAACTGGTGAGCGGCACCTCTGTGTTCATCTCCCGCGCCCAGCTCATGAACTGCCACGTCAGCGCCGGCACCCGCCACAAAGTGCTGCTCAGACGCCTACTGGCGGCGTTCTTCGACAG GAGCACTCTGGCTAACAGCTGTGGAACCGGCATCCGCTCCTCAACCAACGATCCCAGTCGTAAACCTCTGGACAACAGAGTGCTGCACGCTGTCAAAT TCTACTGCCAGAATTTCGCACCGAGCTTCAAGGAGAGCGAAATGAACGCCATCGCTGCCGACATGTGCACCAACGCCCGCCGCGTCGTCCGCAAGAGCTGGATCCCCAAACTGAAACTGCTGATGGCTGACAGCGACGCCTACTCCGCTTTCCTGGCCGACAGCGTAAAGATGGAGGCTGACGCGTTGGGGACGGAGCAAGGTTTCGACCCTGCCTCACTGGAAGCCGTAGCTGCAGCGGCAGCAGCCAACAACAACAGCGAAGCGGGAAGCGGAGCCACGCCGGCAGACGGCCTGCAGGGGGCGGGGGGAGATAGCAGCACTTTGTTTTGA
- the nacc1b gene encoding nucleus accumbens-associated protein 1 isoform X2 produces the protein MAQTLQMAIPNFGNNVLECLNEQRLQGLYCDVSVVVKGHAFKAHRAVLAASSSYFRDLFNAGGKSSVVELPPAVQPQSFQQILAFCYTGRLSMNVGDQFLLMYTAGFLQIQQIMEKGTEFFLKVSSPSCDSQGLHTEETPSSEPQSPVTQTVGVGGVGIGAANVGRPASCLTPLPLVSKVKTEQTATTPQPAPQPQQPEGSPYSVVCTPVAKRLWEGGNRDGGGGSGGGGGGGMRKAARYSSSSSSSSSSNTITQDASGRGPAANASLVGSGGSALVGGAVLNSNHNNNNNNGGTPEGTSPGTLSMYTSDSPISYHDDEEEDDIADETEEQYRQICNMYTMYSMLNAGAAVVGERVEALPDLAPDSGGGRGGRGGRSRQELASLPAELISQIGNRCHPKLYEEGDPAEKLELVSGTSVFISRAQLMNCHVSAGTRHKVLLRRLLAAFFDRSTLANSCGTGIRSSTNDPSRKPLDNRVLHAVKFYCQNFAPSFKESEMNAIAADMCTNARRVVRKSWIPKLKLLMADSDAYSAFLADSVKMEADALGTEQGFDPASLEAVAAAAAANNNSEAGSGATPADGLQGAGGDSSTLF, from the exons ATGGCTCAGACGCTGCAGATGGCGATCCCTAACTTTGGCAACAATGTCCTGGAGTGTCTGAACGAGCAGCGGCTGCAGGGCCTCTACTGTGACGTCTCCGTGGTCGTCAAGGGACATGCCTTCAAG GCCCACCGCGCAGTGCTGGCAGCCAGCAGCTCCTACTTCCGGGACCTGTTCAACGCTGGGGGGAAGAGCTCGGTGGTGGAGCTACCCCCGGCCGTGCAGCCGCAGAGCTTCCAGCAGATCCTGGCCTTCTGCTACACGGGGCGCCTCAGCATGAATGTGGGAGACCAGTTTCTGCTCATGTACACCGCCGGCTTCCTCCAGATCCAACAGATCATGGAGAAAGGCACCGAGTTTTTCCTCAAG GTCTCCTCTCCAAGCTGTGACTCCCAGGGTCTCCACACCGAGGAGACCCCATCCTCTGAGCCTCAGAGCCCCGTCACTCAAACAGTGGGAGTGGGCGGAGTTGGCATCGGTGCTGCCAATGTAGGGAGGCCCGCCTCCTGCCTGACACCCCTTCCCCTCGTGTCCAAGGTGAAGACTGAACAGACAGCCACGACACCTCAGCCAGCTCCACAGCCACAGCAG cCGGAGGGCTCTCCCTACTCTGTGGTCTGCACCCCTGTGGCCAAGCGGCTATGGGAGGGGGGTAACCGTGATGGGGGAGGGGGGTCAGGAGGGGGCGGGGGCGGCGGGATGAGGAAGGCTGCACGctactcttcctcctcctcttcctcgtccTCTTCCAATACAATAACCCAGGACGCCTCTGGCCGCGGACCTGCCGCTAATGCCTCTCTGGTGGGCAGCGGAGGCAGCGCTTTAGTGGGAGGAGCTGTGCTCAACAGTAaccacaacaataacaacaacaacggcGGGACCCCAGAGGGCACGAGCCCGGGCACCCTGAGCATGTACACCAGCGACTCGCCCATCAGTTACCACGacgatgaggaggaggatgatatAGCAGATGAGACTGAAGAGCAGTACAGACAGATCTGCAACATGTACACCATGTACAGCATGCTGAACGCcggagcagcag TTGTCGGGGAGCGGGTGGAGGCTCTGCCAGATTTGGCCCCAGACTCAGGTGGCGGGCGGGGGGGCAGAGGGGGGCGGTCCCGGCAGGAACTGGCATCGCTGCCCGCCGAGCTCATCAGCCAGATCGGAAACCGCTGCCACCCAAAGCTGTATGAGGAAGGAGACCCGGCTGAGAAGCTGGAACTGGTGAGCGGCACCTCTGTGTTCATCTCCCGCGCCCAGCTCATGAACTGCCACGTCAGCGCCGGCACCCGCCACAAAGTGCTGCTCAGACGCCTACTGGCGGCGTTCTTCGACAG GAGCACTCTGGCTAACAGCTGTGGAACCGGCATCCGCTCCTCAACCAACGATCCCAGTCGTAAACCTCTGGACAACAGAGTGCTGCACGCTGTCAAAT TCTACTGCCAGAATTTCGCACCGAGCTTCAAGGAGAGCGAAATGAACGCCATCGCTGCCGACATGTGCACCAACGCCCGCCGCGTCGTCCGCAAGAGCTGGATCCCCAAACTGAAACTGCTGATGGCTGACAGCGACGCCTACTCCGCTTTCCTGGCCGACAGCGTAAAGATGGAGGCTGACGCGTTGGGGACGGAGCAAGGTTTCGACCCTGCCTCACTGGAAGCCGTAGCTGCAGCGGCAGCAGCCAACAACAACAGCGAAGCGGGAAGCGGAGCCACGCCGGCAGACGGCCTGCAGGGGGCGGGGGGAGATAGCAGCACTTTGTTTTGA
- the trmt1 gene encoding tRNA (guanine(26)-N(2))-dimethyltransferase, with product MLVRTARLFPFIISHHLHPSRTHSAGQAFRWSAAAASRGVRFMETEVPASNPPAASAESTADGTGQSATSSTGDQEKTPSVGLLPGETVVKEGKAAILFPSANEVFYNPVQEFNRDLTCAVITEFARELLAQRGVKVVVPGEQERVVVSLSEETNEAEAQAEEKNGSEEPAVKAAVGEKCEHGLRVLEGLAASGLRSVRFALEVPGLQSVTANDFSAKAAALIARNAQYNGVSHLLQASCRDASMLMYDMRGKKDRYDVIDLDPYGSPTSFLDAAVQAVSEGGLLCITCTDMAVMAGNSGETCYSKYGSVSIKAKYCHEMALRVILHSLDQRAGVYQRYIQPLLSVSVDFYIRVFVRVFTGQATVKNSASKQALVYNCVGCGAFHLQRMGRRTSNGKHMKYSAATGPPVGPECEHCGQRHQLGGPIWAESIHDLEFVQKVLSAVSGNPSRFGTSKRIEGVLSMVTEELEDVPLYYTVDNLSSTIHCNTPPLLQFRSALLHAGHRVSLSHACKNAIKTDAPPAAIWDIMRCWEKINPVKREKLSPTSPAFKILSTEPSFEACFTVREDANPQSRKRHLTRFQENPQAFWGPKARAKAGGGMSADLQDKRKKFQNKRKNQITDSSQLKTFPCKKFKQGTCTHGDECCYSHDLAQTNEQKIE from the exons ATGCTGGTGCGGACAGCCCGGCTGTTCCCCTTCATCATCTCCCATCACCTGCATCCCTCTCGCACACATTCAGCCGGACAGGCATTTCGGTGGAGTGCAGCTGCTGCTAGCAGGGGAGTGAGATTCATGGAAACTGAAGTTCCTGCATCTAACCCTCCAGCCGCATCTGCTGAATCTACAGCAGATGGCACGGGCCAGTCCGCCACTAGCTCTACAGGTGACCAGGAGAAGACGCCTTCTGTGGGACTGTTACCAGGAGAGACAGTGGTTAAAGAGGGAAAGGCAGCCATCTTGTTCCCCAGTGCCAATGAGGTGTTTTATAACCCAGTGCAGGAGTTCAACAGAGATTTAAC ATGTGCTGTGATCACAGAGTTTGCGAGAGAGTTGCTGGCTCAGCGAGGGGTGAAGGTGGTGGTGCCAGGCGAACAGGAGAGGGTGGTGGTCTCTCTGTCAGAGGAGACGAACGAGGCCGAGGCACAGGCGGAAGAGAAAAACGGATCAGAGGAGCCAGCTGTAAAGGCAGCTGTGGGGGAGAAATGTGAG CATGGTCTGCGTGTCCTGGAGGGCCTAGCAGCATCTGGTTTGCGCTCGGTGCGTTTTGCTCTGGAAGTCCCAGGCCTGCAGAGCGTCACTGCCAACGACTTCTCTGCTAAGGCGGCGGCTCTGATCGCCAGGAATGCCCAGTACAACGGAGTGAGCCACCTGCTCCAGGCCAGCTGCAGAGATGCCAG CATGCTGATGTATGACATGCGAGGGAAGAAGGATCGCTATGACGTCATTGATCTGGATCCCTACGGTAGCCCGACCTCTTTCCTGGATGCTGCCGTGCAGGCTGTCAGTGAAGGAG gTCTTTTATGTATAACATGTACAGACATGGCAGTGATGGCAGGAAACAGTGGAGAGACTTGCTACAGCAAATACGGTTCAGTCTCCATCAAAGCCAAATATTGTCATGAAATG GCTCTGCGAGTCATCCTGCACAGTTTGGACCAGAGGGCGGGAGTGTACCAGCGATACATCCAGCCCCTGCTGTCCGTCAGCGTCGACTTTTACATTCGGGTCTTCGTCCGCGTCTTCACAGGACAGGCTACAGTCAAAAACTCAGCCAG TAAGCAGGCGCTGGTGTACAACTGTGTCGGCTGCGGGGCTTTCCACTTGCAGAGAATGGGCAGGAGAACAAGCAACGGAAAACA CATGAAGTATTCTGCTGCCACCGGGCCACCGGTTGGACCAGAGTGTGAGCACTGCGGACAGAGACATCAG CTGGGTGGTCCGATCTGGGCAGAGTCCATCCACGACCTGGAGTTCGTCCAGAAGGTTTTGTCTGCCGTGTCAGGGAACCCTTCCAGGTTTGGGACATCTAAACGTATCGAGGGCGTGCTGAGCATGGTGACGGAG GAGCTGGAGGATGTGCCGCTTTATTACACTGTGGACAATCTGAGCAGCACAATACACTGCAATACTCCACCCCTGCTCCAGTTTag GTCTGCTCTCCTCCATGCTGGTCACAGGGTCTCCCTCTCTCACGCCTGTAAAAACGCTATCAAAACAGACGCTCCTCCTGCAGCCATCTGGGACATCATGCGATGCTGG GAGAAAATCAACCCTGTGAAGAGGGAGAAATTATCTCCGACCAGCCCCGCATTCAAGATCCTCTCCACTGAGCCCAG ctTTGAGGCCTGTTTTACTGTAAGGGAGGACGCCAACCCTCAGTCCCGTAAGCGGCACCTGACCCGGTTCCAGGAGAATCCTCAGGCCTTCTGGGGACCCAAAGCTCGCGCCAAAGCTGG TGGTGGAATGTCTGCTGACCTGCAAGACAAGAGGAAAAAGTTCCAGAACAAGAGAAAGAACCAGATCACCGACTCTTCTCAGCTCAAGACCTTCCCCTGCAAGAAGTTCAAACAG gGAACATGTACACACGGAGATGAGTGCTGCTACTCCCATGACTTGGCGCAGACAAATGAACAGAAAATAGAGTGA